In the genome of Nycticebus coucang isolate mNycCou1 chromosome 12, mNycCou1.pri, whole genome shotgun sequence, one region contains:
- the ANTKMT gene encoding adenine nucleotide translocase lysine N-methyltransferase isoform X1: MEQDDPAEALTELRERRLGALELLQLAAGSGLVAYVTWALLLQPGFRRVPLRLQVPYVGASARQVEHVLSLLRGRSGKMVDLGSGDGRVVLAAHKCGLRPAVGYELNPWLVALARLHAWRAGCVGSLCYRREDFWKVSLRDCHNVSVFLAPSVLPLLEDKLQAELPPGARVVSGRFPLPTWKPVAVVGEGVDRVWAYDICGSGLTGEAISSWGMPITVGPEPGSILVPGAPVSQAG, from the exons ATGGAACAGGATGACCCGGCCGAGGCGTTGACGGAGCTGCGCGAGCGGCGGCTGGGAGCGCTCGAGCTGCTGCAGCTGGCGGCAGGCTCAGGCCTGGTGGCTTACGTGACCTGGGCGCTGCTGCTACAGCCAGGTTTCCGCCGCGTGCCTCTGCGGCTGCAG GTGCCCTACGTTGGTGCCAGCGCGCGGCAGGTCGAGCATGTGTTGTCGCTGCTGCGAGGCCGCTCTGGAAAAATGGTGGATCTGGGCTCCGGCGACGGCAGGGTT GTATTGGCTGCCCACAAGTGTGGCCTCCGCCCGGCTGTGGGCTATGAACTGAACCCATGGCTGGTGGCGCTGGCACGACTGCATGCCTGGAGGGCTGGCTGTGTTGGCAGTCTCTGCTACCGCCGTGAGGACTTTTGGAAG GTGAGCCTGAGGGACTGCCACAACGTGTCTGTGTTCCTGGCCCCCAGCGTG CTCCCACTCCTGGAGGACAAGCTGCAGGCAGAGCTGCCCCCAGGTGCCCGGGTGGTCTCTGGGCGCTTTCCTCTCCCCACCTGGAAGCCTGTGGCTGTGGTGGGCGAGGGTGTGGACAGAGTCTGGGCCTATGACATCTGTGGTAGTGGGTTGACTGGGGAAGCCATCTCCTCTTGGGGCATGCCAATCACGGTTGGCCCAGAACCTGGTTCCATCTTGGTTCCTGGGGcccctgtttctcaggctggcTAA
- the ANTKMT gene encoding adenine nucleotide translocase lysine N-methyltransferase isoform X2, whose product MEQDDPAEALTELRERRLGALELLQLAAGSGLVAYVTWALLLQPGFRRVPLRLQVLAAHKCGLRPAVGYELNPWLVALARLHAWRAGCVGSLCYRREDFWKVSLRDCHNVSVFLAPSVLPLLEDKLQAELPPGARVVSGRFPLPTWKPVAVVGEGVDRVWAYDICGSGLTGEAISSWGMPITVGPEPGSILVPGAPVSQAG is encoded by the exons ATGGAACAGGATGACCCGGCCGAGGCGTTGACGGAGCTGCGCGAGCGGCGGCTGGGAGCGCTCGAGCTGCTGCAGCTGGCGGCAGGCTCAGGCCTGGTGGCTTACGTGACCTGGGCGCTGCTGCTACAGCCAGGTTTCCGCCGCGTGCCTCTGCGGCTGCAG GTATTGGCTGCCCACAAGTGTGGCCTCCGCCCGGCTGTGGGCTATGAACTGAACCCATGGCTGGTGGCGCTGGCACGACTGCATGCCTGGAGGGCTGGCTGTGTTGGCAGTCTCTGCTACCGCCGTGAGGACTTTTGGAAG GTGAGCCTGAGGGACTGCCACAACGTGTCTGTGTTCCTGGCCCCCAGCGTG CTCCCACTCCTGGAGGACAAGCTGCAGGCAGAGCTGCCCCCAGGTGCCCGGGTGGTCTCTGGGCGCTTTCCTCTCCCCACCTGGAAGCCTGTGGCTGTGGTGGGCGAGGGTGTGGACAGAGTCTGGGCCTATGACATCTGTGGTAGTGGGTTGACTGGGGAAGCCATCTCCTCTTGGGGCATGCCAATCACGGTTGGCCCAGAACCTGGTTCCATCTTGGTTCCTGGGGcccctgtttctcaggctggcTAA
- the METRN gene encoding meteorin — protein sequence MPPPVLFCALCCGLLAAARAGYSGDRCSWRGSGLTQEPGSVGQLALACAEGAIEWLYPAGALRLTLGSHDPGARPSIACLRPARPFAGAQVFAERARGSLELMLAEGPGAAGGRCVRWGPGERRALFLQATPHPDISRRVAAFRFELREDGRPELPPQAHGLGVDGGCRPCSNAELLLAACTSDFVIHGTIHGVTHDMELQESVITVAASRVLRQTLPLFQAGGSGGQGQASIRTPLRCGVRPGPGTFLFMGWSHFGEAWLGCAPRFQEFSRAYAAAHAAHLHPCEVALHEGPGNSYQLDPPLGGMLGGKVERAPQYPLLR from the exons ATGCCGCCCCCGGTGCTGTTCTGCGCGCTCTGCTGTGGCCTCCTGGCCGCCGCCCGCGCCGGCTACTCGGGGGACCGCTGCAGCTGGAGGGGCAG CGGCCTGACCCAGGAACCCGGCAGCGTGGGGCAGTTGGCCCTGGCCTGTGCAGAGGGAGCGATCGAGTGGCTGTACCCGGCCGGGGCACTGCGCCTGACCCTGGGTAGCCACGACCCCGGCGCGCGGCCCAGCATCGCCTGCCTGCGGCCGGCACGGCCCTTCGCGGGCGCTCAGGTCTTCGCGGAGCGGGCGCGCGGCTCTCTGGAGCTGATGCTAGCGGAGGGCCCAGGCGCGGCAGGAGGCCGCTGCGTGCGCTGGGGTCCCGGCGAGCGCCGGGCCCTCTTTCTGCAGGCCACGCCGCACCCGGACATCAGCCGCCGGGTGGCTGCCTTCCGCTTTGAGCTGCGCGAGGACGGGCGTCCAGAGCTGCCTCCGCAGGCCCATGGTCTTGGTGTGGACG GTGGCTGCAGACCCTGCAGCAATGCTGAGCTCCTCCTGGCTGCATGCACCAGCGACTTTG TAATTCATGGGACCATCCATGGGGTCACCCACGACATGGAGCTGCAGGAGTCTGTCATCACTGTGGCGGCTTCCCGTGTCCTCCGCCAGACACTGCCACTATTCCAGGCAGGGGGCTCTGGGGGCCAGGGGCAGGCTTCCATTCGTACCCCCCTACGCTGTGGTGTCCGCCCTGGCCCGGGCACCTTCCTCTTTATGGGCTGGAGCCACTTTGGTGAGGCCTGGCTGGGCTGTGCCCCCCGATTCCAGGAGTTCAGCCGTGCCTATGCAGCTGCCCATGCGGCCCACCTCCACCCCTGTGAGGTGGCGCTGCATGAGGGGCCTGGGAATAGCTACCAGCTGGATCCTCCTTTGGGTGGGATGCTGggagggaaggtggagagggCACCACAGTACCCACTGCTGAGGTGA